In Halorubrum sp. PV6, a single window of DNA contains:
- a CDS encoding DUF4129 domain-containing protein, with protein sequence MKRETLLAVALALLAVVALGVAAATLDSAVTLGGGGFGGAGGDAPSAGTDAADSGLSASPGGELSLATRPICYAFLGEPPALFALFAAFAALAAVVYWDTRSSLAAVATTAAIGAPIGVIWWGLATCGSASESEPLTFGIVGAAEGLLSEGAAGGAGLGSGEGAATASELLFVVVVIAALVASVAVLLLAGGDDEATDAAPAADDDPDESPPDLAAVGRTAGAAADRIESSDADNEVYRAWRDMTAVLDVDRPASSTPAEFASAAVAAGVEEEPVAALTDVFERVRYGGEAPTADRERRAVEALRRIERRHGDPNESGGDR encoded by the coding sequence GTGAAACGGGAGACCCTCCTCGCGGTCGCGCTGGCCCTCCTCGCGGTCGTCGCGCTCGGCGTCGCCGCCGCGACGCTCGACTCGGCGGTCACCCTCGGCGGCGGCGGGTTCGGCGGCGCCGGGGGCGACGCGCCGAGCGCCGGCACCGACGCTGCCGACTCCGGGCTCTCGGCGTCGCCCGGCGGCGAGCTGTCGCTCGCGACCCGACCGATCTGCTATGCGTTCCTCGGTGAACCGCCGGCGCTTTTCGCGCTGTTCGCCGCGTTCGCCGCGCTCGCGGCGGTCGTCTACTGGGACACGCGCTCGTCGCTCGCGGCGGTCGCGACCACCGCCGCGATCGGCGCCCCGATCGGCGTCATCTGGTGGGGGTTGGCCACCTGCGGGTCGGCGTCTGAGAGCGAGCCGCTGACCTTCGGTATCGTCGGCGCGGCCGAGGGACTCCTCTCCGAGGGTGCGGCCGGCGGCGCGGGCCTCGGTAGCGGCGAGGGGGCGGCCACCGCGTCGGAACTGCTGTTCGTGGTTGTCGTGATCGCCGCCCTCGTCGCGAGCGTCGCCGTGTTGCTGCTCGCCGGCGGCGACGACGAGGCGACCGACGCGGCCCCGGCCGCTGACGACGACCCCGACGAGTCGCCGCCGGATCTCGCCGCGGTCGGACGGACCGCCGGGGCGGCCGCCGATCGGATCGAGTCGTCGGACGCCGACAACGAGGTGTACCGAGCCTGGCGCGACATGACGGCGGTCCTCGACGTCGACCGCCCCGCCTCCTCGACGCCCGCGGAGTTCGCGAGCGCCGCGGTCGCGGCCGGCGTCGAGGAGGAGCCGGTCGCCGCGCTCACGGACGTGTTCGAGCGCGTCCGATACGGCGGCGAGGCGCCGACCGCCGACCGAGAGCGGCGCGCGGTCGAGGCCTTACGCCGGATCGAACGGCGCCACGGCGACCCGAACGAGTCCGGGGGAGATCGGTAG